Proteins encoded within one genomic window of Trichoderma asperellum chromosome 2, complete sequence:
- a CDS encoding uncharacterized protein (BUSCO:EOG092D07LW), whose amino-acid sequence MATNGGDARNGGDADVLAKIHLALEVVHSPLSTNDARREAQSFLEEVKDIPEAPFQGYQLASDKTQSPVVRHYALSLLEHAIRYRWATYTEEQAQTLRNWVLELSQAVSKEDPSYLRNKTAQLWVEVAKRSWGSEWTDMDDMLVGLWKIPNSAVHKELVMSILESLSDEVFSGDDPVVAMREGVLSKACVEIFTPTAVLVEAFPNRQPGPDVRCGHEGWLARLSEFLGMCFGSDTQNDEIKTCIVKGFSALLSLLAWAIPKAISSARCVDILTAGLASQSIEIQKVAVDALHMLYMRTSFTDDEFREIVAPMYTSASIQLFKDLIERSAVDADDIDEDKYQILKKLSEMLSSLGDYFERKHSQVPHDANPAAFLQLLLQVVQNQSLMVSIPVLVTWTKLLANKLIGPSDLVTPMIGPLLEVCSSRLVRYENLPHDTSNPTFIFLMEDTDTIPERHAFLGNYRRYSSQIVEAIVQLKLVDAVSYILGQTEQVLQHLYDGQPPFNKQNYFKHSMPVLQVDSNFTLIEASLKGYAKWKRAHSHNNQQQIAELESSLEGWCTRLLDMSFEDPLIRKRTLQLLVYFSTNALNKNANFMLKVLEHIILTWPVLEPEYRAYNDAIKDFQVESMLELHRLAVGMPDHLLGVYDQIEARVNEMMSTGKLDDRRTLAYKSFLFLIIHRAKNIDTPTKVQKLREFVEPVKAQWQEENIKSAVKSYSGFCELLALDKAQAYLASRQAHKIQDWGSCELDAEGLALQNELEERLKQLPLRSMKTLLALSVDRVEKSSTPYQASCEIWKEGFPNILADLLRLLSYAHASHNPHNWTGFPDDMRNIVDKVLSDRFWQAGISEGSKDDFYARVFDKKNTIEGLASTIRGSVRFVRETSYGVLYCMSKLHAQFYGFSGLAAPLSEAFFSDSIWLSTHQQSNLLGLVRHLVDDCPVDCRENFLPELLSSCFRQMDTKINSEWAKLEQQQTVSVDGDAELKEEMKSESILRQVTYTAVVMVADFLDPTKPNSPTLESQTQNPDAQNDSGAAYPSLRKFCLTHQQIIEPLLLFCMHGIRMRDIRCCGMLLRLFISLVPEFGAASSKRSQAQQAADGHGASIPADSSPIPTEIASAVREYISSDVMRACITSFHEPYFVDVQKELAALIAAIVVYYSPITSTPTDVLLALPNVNRGELERLNAYVAKPGSHTRQQRAIVLEFLKDLKGVSVSEMGKLNKSAGFDGSSHSKRPTRSKMAQGFMTSAPATSDTANRKRGDAAGDRATPDGLEGISNLFES is encoded by the exons ATGGCTACCAACGGCGGAGACGCGAGAAACGGCGGAGATGCAGATGTGCTCGCCAAGATTCACCTGGCGCTCGAGGTGGTTCATAGCCCGCTCTCGACCAATGACGCGCGTAGGGAAGCCCAATCCTTCCTCGAGGAAGTCAAGGACATCCCCGAAGCTCCTTTCCAGGGCTACCAGCTAGCATCCGACAAGACCCAATCGCCCGTTGTTCGCCATTATGCCCTGTCGCTTCTCGAGCACGCTATACGATATCGATGGGCTACCTATACCGAAGAGCAAGCCCAGACACTCCGAAACTGGGTGCTGGAGCTCAGCCAGGCCGTTTCGAAGGAGGACCCGTCATACTTGAGAAACAAAACGGCCCAGCTTTGGGTGGAAGTGGCTAAGAGAAGCTGGGGCTCCGAGTGGACAGACATGGACGATATGCTTGTTGGGCTATGGAAGATTCCCAACTCAGCCGTCCACAAGGAGCTCGTCATGTCTATTCTAGAATCTCTCTCAGACGAGGTTTTCTCCGGAGATGACCCTGTTGTTGCGATGAGAGAAGGTGTCTTAAGCAAAGCGTGTGTCGAGATCTTCACTCCCACTGCGGTTCTGGTTGAGGCTTTCCCCAACCGCCAGCCCGGCCCAGACGTTCGGTGTGGTCACGAGGGCTGGCTCGCCCGTCTCTCAGAGTTCCTAGGCATGTGCTTCGGCTCTGACACTCAGAATGATGAAATCAAGACATGTATTGTAAAGGGATTCTCAGCTCTCCTATCGCTCCTGGCCTGGGCTATTCCAAAAGCCATCTCATCTGCTCGTTGTGTGGACATCTTGACAGCCGGCCTAGCATCCCAATCAATTGAAATTCAAAAG GTTGCTGTAGATGCCCTGCACATGCTGTATATGCGAACCAGCTTCACAGATGATGAATTCAGGGAGATCGTTGCTCCCATGTATACCAGCGCGTCCATTCAACTCTTCAAAGACCTCATTGAACGGTCAGCCGTCGATGCAGACGATATCGACGAAGACAAATACCagatcttgaagaagctATCTGAG ATGCTATCGAGCTTGGGTGATTACTTTGAGAGAAAGCATTCCCAGGTCCCTCACGATGCAAATCCTGCAGCTTTCTTGCAGCTTTTGCTCCAAGTCGTACAGAATCAAAGCCTCATGGTCTCAATCCCGGTCTTAGTAACTTGGACGAAGCTCCTTGCGAACAAGCTCATTGGCCCAAGCGATCTTGTTACACCTATGATTGGACCTCTCCTTGAGGTCTGCAGCTCCAGACTAGTGCGATATGAAAATCTTCCTCATGACACCTCCAATCCAACGTTTATCTTCCTAATGGAGGATACCGATACCATTCCCGAGCGTCACGCCTTTCTGGGCAATTATCGCCGCTATAGCTCACAGATTGTAGAAGCTATTGTACAGCTCAAGCTCGTCGATGCAGTATCCTATATTCTAGGACAGACTGAGCAAGTTTTGCAGCATTTATACGATGGACAGCCTCCGTTCAACA AGCAAAATTATTTCAAGCACTCGATGCCTGTCTTACAGGTAGATTCTAATTTTACGTTGATTGAAGCGTCATTAAAAGGTTACGCCAAGTGGAAAAGGGCACACTCACACAACAAC CAACAACAAATCGCCGAGCTTGAATCCAGTCTCGAGGGTTGGTGTACAAGACTTCTTGATATGAGCTTTGAG GATCCTCTTATTCGAAAGCGAACTCTCCAGTTGCTGGTCTATTTCTCAACAAATGCTCTTAATAAGAACGCGAATTTTATGCTCAAGGTGCTAGAGCATATCATTCTTACATGGCCAGTTTTAGAACCAGAATACCGCGCGTACAACGACGCCATTAAAGACTTTCAAGTCGAAAGCATGCTCGAGTTGCATCGCCTTGCTGTCGGAATGCCCGACCACCTCTTG GGGGTTTACGACCAAATCGAGGCCCGTGTGAATGAAATGATGTCTACCGGAAAGTTAGATGATAGACGAACCCTTGCTTACAAAAGCTTTTTGTTCTTAATTAT ACATCGAGCGAAAAACATCGACACTCCAACCAAAGTCCAGAAACTGCGAGAGTTTGTAGAGCCTGTCAAAGCGCAATGGCAAGAAGAGAACATCAAATCTGCCGTGAAGTCGTATTCTGGCTTCTGCGAACTTCTTGCGCTAGACAAGGCTCAAGCCTACCTAGCCAGCCGCCAGGCGCACAAAATTCAAGACTGGGGCTCGTGTGAGCTTGATGCAGAGGGACTGGCGCTTCAGAACGAGTTGGAAGAGCGACTCAAG CAACTGCCTCTCCGTTCGATGAAAACCCTCCTGGCCCTGTCTGTAGATAGGGTTGAGAAATCATCTACCCCATACCAAGCTTCATGCGAAATCTGGAAAGAGGGATTTCCCAACATCCTAGCAGACCTACTACGTCTCTTAAG CTATGCCCACGCATCACATAACCCACATAACTGGACAGGCTTCCCAGACGATATGCGCAACATAGTAGACAAAGTTCTAAGCGATCGATTTTGGCAGGCTGGTATTTCAGAAGGAAGTAAAGATGACTTCTATGCCAGAGTGTTTGACAAGAAGAACACGATAGAAGGTCTTGCCTCAACGATTCGGGGGTCGGTGCGATTTGTTCGTGAAACGTCGTATGGAGTTCTTTACTGTATGAGTAAGCTTCATGCACAATTTTACGGATTCAGCGGACTCGCTGCTCCCTTGTCTGAGGCTTTCTTTTCAGACTCCATTTGGCTATCTACTCACCAGCAAAGCAACTTACTGGGCCTGGTTAGGCACCTGGTTGACGATTGTCCGGTTGACTGCCGTGAAAACTTCTTACCTGAGCTTTTATCCTCGTGTTTCCGGCAAATGGACACGAAGATCAACTCAGAGTGGGCAAAGCTTGAACAGCAGCAGACTGTGTCAGTAGACGGCGACGCTGAGCTCAAAGAGGAGATGAAATCCGAGAGTATCCTCCGTCAAGTAACATACACTGCTGTAGTGATGGTAGCAGACTTTTTAGATCCGACCAAACCAA ATTCTCCGACTTTGGAGTCACAGACGCAGAACCCGGATGCCCAGAACGACTCTGGGGCGGCATATCCATCTCTTCGAAAGTTTTGCTTGACCCATCAGCAAATAATTGAACCGCTCTTGCTTTTCTGCATGCATGGAATTCGGATGCGGGACATTAGATGTTGTGgaatgctgctgcggcttttCATATCATTAGTACCAGAATTTGGCGCGGCATCATCTAAGAGGAGCCAGGCACAACAAGCTGCCGACGGACATGGGGCCAGTATACCCGCCGACTCATCTCCTATCCCTACAGAGATTGCTTCGGCTGTTCGGGAGTACATATCATCGGATGTGATGAGAGCATGTATCACGTCATTCCATGAACCATACTTTGTGGATGTCCAGAAGGAGTTGGCGGCACTCATTGCGGCAATCGTAGTTTACTACAGCCCAATTACATCGACGCCCACAGATGTCCTTTTGGCGCTGCCAAACGTGAATCGCGGAGAGCTAGAGCGTCTAAACGCATATGTGGCCAAGCCGGGATCGCACACGCGGCAGCAGAGGGCAATCGTCCTGGAGTTTTTGAAAGACCTCAAGGGAGTGAGCGTCTCAGAGATGGGAAAGCTAAACAAGAGCGCCGGCTTCGACGGTTCAAGCCACTCCAAGCGTCCAACTCGTAGCAAGATGGCTCAGGGATTCATGACGAGCGCTCCAGCAACATCCGATACTGCGAACCGCAAAAGAGGAGATGCAGCGGGAGATAGAGCCACACCTGATGGCTTAGAAGGCATTTCTAATCTGTTTGagagttaa
- a CDS encoding uncharacterized protein (EggNog:ENOG41) — protein MVYQGKPSRGCQMCRTRRIKCDETKPTCKQCAKSRRQCPGYRDEFDLVFRNETQATEKRAQRASKKALAQRMSKFTAASSSESPSPNEAFSAPPFNTAEHLASYGRKNQQTPWTGLHALLQKPQMDLEGQASCHFLSNYVLIPRAGNGRGFLEYIVPLLRAEDVAPQFKAAFDACAMASFANSQGSPHLVERALRTHSKALGAINIALNNPDTIKQDSTLAAILLLGLFENITTRNLGMLAWGPHIRAAIQLVRKRGRKQLRTKIGVALFIAVRTQMIVHTLSTAKPPLMQSEWWVNSDAIRDPLASQCQKLSLRAGEIRAEVNRLMSQLPRNMESVEAIRDMIRQAQEVDFECVRWAESLPENFRYRTILWQDDIPDADYSQLEVFPGRVDAYPDLWVASLWGMMRVSRIILASLVIRCAAWVYSPVDYRTAPEYATARRICVENITDVIASVPYQLGWFSTRKHLFHQQESLVAFACGDEDSSKSLAGYFLTWPLACIQGQDYITDNQRTWAKGRLTYIGRELGVSYALMLTQLNYRTPSMLIRMDGLMATNTSPNVEKLLSMKVAKPSGILSTSPMPQQFYRQNFQGQPTVLLPQHTVISTYDDTSPEGD, from the exons ATGGTCTATCAAGGCAAGCCTTCGAGGGGCTGTCAGATGTGCCGTACGCGCCGCATCAAG TGTGACGAGACAAAGCCCACATGCAAGCAGTGTGCCAAGTCTCGCCGGCAGTGCCCCGGATACAGAGATGAGTTCGACCTAGTGTTTCGTAACGAGACCCAGGCaacagagaagagagcacAGCGCGCCTCGAAAAAGGCCTTGGCCCAGAGGATGAGCAAGTTCACCGCTGCGTCCTCGTCAGAATCGCCCTCTCCAAACGAGGCATTCTCAGCGCCCCCCTTTAACACCGCCGAGCATCTGGCCTCGTATGGTCGAAAGAATCAGCAGACTCCCTGGACCGGTCTGCATGCCCTGCTGCAGAAACCTCAGATGGACCTAGAGGGGCAAGCCAGCTGTCATTTTCTGTCCAACTACGTCCTCATTCCTCGAGCGGGTAACGGACGCGGATTTCTCGAGTACATTGTACCACTGCTGAGAGCAGAGGATGTTGCTCCTCAGTTCAAGGCCGCATTCGACGCCTGTGCAATGGCCAGCTTTGCCAATTCGCAAGGAAGTCCGCATCTTGTTGAGCGCGCCCTCCGCACGCACTCCAAGGCTCTGGGGGCTATCAACATAGCATTGAATAATCCAGACACTATCAAACAGGACTCGACTTTGGCGGCAATCCTCCTCCTGGGACTTTTCGAAAATATTACAACCCGAAACCTTGGCATGCTGGCTTGGGGCCCTCACATTCGGGCGGCGATCCAGCTTGTTAGGAAGCGAGGCCGCAAGCAACTCCGGACCAAGATCGGCGTGGCATTATTCATAGCTGTGCGAACTCAAATG ATTGTCCACACGCTCAGCACCGCGAAGCCCCCTCTAATGCAGTCAGAGTGGTGGGTTAATTCAGATGCCATACGAGACCCGCTTGCCTCTCAGTGCCAGAAGCTCAGTCTCCGCGCTGGAGAAATCAGGGCAGAAGTAAATCGGCTCATGAGCCAACTGCCTCGAAACATGGAGAGCGTTGAGGCTATCCGAGACATGATCAGGCAAGCCCAGGAAGTCGATTTTGAATGCGTTCGTTGGGCAGAATCGCTGCCGGAGAATTTCAGATATCGGACGATCCTCTGGCAGGACGATATCCCGGATGCAGACTATTCTCAGCTAGAGGTGTTTCCAGGCCGCGTCGACGCCTATCCAGATTTATGGGTAGCCAGCTTATGGGGCATGATGCGGGTATCACGAATCATCTTGGCGTCCCTCGTCATCCGGTGCGCCGCCTGGGTGTACTCACCGGTTGACTATCGCACGGCGCCAGAGTATGCCACTGCGAGGAGAATATGCGTAGAGAACATTACGGATGTAATAGCATCAGTACCCTATCAGCTCGGGTGGTTTTCAACACGCAAGCACCTGTTCCACCAGCAAGAAAGCCTCGTCGCATTCGCCTGCGGAGACGAGGACAGCTCCAAAAGTCTTGCAGGATACTTTCTAACATGGCCATTAGCCTGTATCCAGGGCCAAGACTACATAACTGATAACCAGAGGACATGGGCCAAGGGACGACTCACTTACATTGGGAGGGAGCTCGGCGTATCCTATGCTCTGATGCTAACTCAG CTCAACTATCGAACTCCCTCCATGCTCATCAGGATGGACGGCCTGATGGCCACCAATACTTCCCCCAACGTCGAGAAGCTCCTCTCTATGAAAGTCGCGAAGCCATCTGGGATCTTATCCACAAGCCCTATGCCACAGCAGTTCTACAGACAGAACTTTCAGGGCCAGCCAACCGTACTG TTACCGCAGCATACAGTTATCTCTACATATGACGATACGAGTCCAGAGGGTGACTGA
- a CDS encoding uncharacterized protein (EggNog:ENOG41): MSKFTAASSSESPSPNEAFSAPPFNTAEHLASYGRKNQQTPWTGLHALLQKPQMDLEGQASCHFLSNYVLIPRAGNGRGFLEYIVPLLRAEDVAPQFKAAFDACAMASFANSQGSPHLVERALRTHSKALGAINIALNNPDTIKQDSTLAAILLLGLFENITTRNLGMLAWGPHIRAAIQLVRKRGRKQLRTKIGVALFIAVRTQMIVHTLSTAKPPLMQSEWWVNSDAIRDPLASQCQKLSLRAGEIRAEVNRLMSQLPRNMESVEAIRDMIRQAQEVDFECVRWAESLPENFRYRTILWQDDIPDADYSQLEVFPGRVDAYPDLWVASLWGMMRVSRIILASLVIRCAAWVYSPVDYRTAPEYATARRICVENITDVIASVPYQLGWFSTRKHLFHQQESLVAFACGDEDSSKSLAGYFLTWPLACIQGQDYITDNQRTWAKGRLTYIGRELGVSYALMLTQLNYRTPSMLIRMDGLMATNTSPNVEKLLSMKVAKPSGILSTSPMPQQFYRQNFQGQPTVLLPQHTVISTYDDTSPEGD; encoded by the exons ATGAGCAAGTTCACCGCTGCGTCCTCGTCAGAATCGCCCTCTCCAAACGAGGCATTCTCAGCGCCCCCCTTTAACACCGCCGAGCATCTGGCCTCGTATGGTCGAAAGAATCAGCAGACTCCCTGGACCGGTCTGCATGCCCTGCTGCAGAAACCTCAGATGGACCTAGAGGGGCAAGCCAGCTGTCATTTTCTGTCCAACTACGTCCTCATTCCTCGAGCGGGTAACGGACGCGGATTTCTCGAGTACATTGTACCACTGCTGAGAGCAGAGGATGTTGCTCCTCAGTTCAAGGCCGCATTCGACGCCTGTGCAATGGCCAGCTTTGCCAATTCGCAAGGAAGTCCGCATCTTGTTGAGCGCGCCCTCCGCACGCACTCCAAGGCTCTGGGGGCTATCAACATAGCATTGAATAATCCAGACACTATCAAACAGGACTCGACTTTGGCGGCAATCCTCCTCCTGGGACTTTTCGAAAATATTACAACCCGAAACCTTGGCATGCTGGCTTGGGGCCCTCACATTCGGGCGGCGATCCAGCTTGTTAGGAAGCGAGGCCGCAAGCAACTCCGGACCAAGATCGGCGTGGCATTATTCATAGCTGTGCGAACTCAAATG ATTGTCCACACGCTCAGCACCGCGAAGCCCCCTCTAATGCAGTCAGAGTGGTGGGTTAATTCAGATGCCATACGAGACCCGCTTGCCTCTCAGTGCCAGAAGCTCAGTCTCCGCGCTGGAGAAATCAGGGCAGAAGTAAATCGGCTCATGAGCCAACTGCCTCGAAACATGGAGAGCGTTGAGGCTATCCGAGACATGATCAGGCAAGCCCAGGAAGTCGATTTTGAATGCGTTCGTTGGGCAGAATCGCTGCCGGAGAATTTCAGATATCGGACGATCCTCTGGCAGGACGATATCCCGGATGCAGACTATTCTCAGCTAGAGGTGTTTCCAGGCCGCGTCGACGCCTATCCAGATTTATGGGTAGCCAGCTTATGGGGCATGATGCGGGTATCACGAATCATCTTGGCGTCCCTCGTCATCCGGTGCGCCGCCTGGGTGTACTCACCGGTTGACTATCGCACGGCGCCAGAGTATGCCACTGCGAGGAGAATATGCGTAGAGAACATTACGGATGTAATAGCATCAGTACCCTATCAGCTCGGGTGGTTTTCAACACGCAAGCACCTGTTCCACCAGCAAGAAAGCCTCGTCGCATTCGCCTGCGGAGACGAGGACAGCTCCAAAAGTCTTGCAGGATACTTTCTAACATGGCCATTAGCCTGTATCCAGGGCCAAGACTACATAACTGATAACCAGAGGACATGGGCCAAGGGACGACTCACTTACATTGGGAGGGAGCTCGGCGTATCCTATGCTCTGATGCTAACTCAG CTCAACTATCGAACTCCCTCCATGCTCATCAGGATGGACGGCCTGATGGCCACCAATACTTCCCCCAACGTCGAGAAGCTCCTCTCTATGAAAGTCGCGAAGCCATCTGGGATCTTATCCACAAGCCCTATGCCACAGCAGTTCTACAGACAGAACTTTCAGGGCCAGCCAACCGTACTG TTACCGCAGCATACAGTTATCTCTACATATGACGATACGAGTCCAGAGGGTGACTGA
- a CDS encoding uncharacterized protein (EggNog:ENOG41~TransMembrane:1 (o12-32i)) has protein sequence MPSIIRQVVPLVIAIALISGIAWVLYQVYLSFTKIRESASERMGKKNVVFTKDGVRVGVRHMQNEKYVDKTQSYVVKAWNLASAQKDEEMKRKGSR, from the exons ATGCCTTCAATAATTCG CCAAGTCGTCcccctcgtcatcgccatcgccctcATCAGCGGCATCGCCTGGGTCCTCTACCAAGTCTACCTCTCATTCACCAAAATCCGCGAGAGCGCGTCCGAGCGCATGGGCAAGAAGAACGTCGTCTTCACAAAGGACGGCGTGCGCGTCGGCGTCAGGCACATGCAGAACGAAAAATACGTCGACAAGACGCAGAGCTACGTCGTCAAGGCCTGGAATCTTGCCAGCGCCCAGAAGGACGAGGAGAT gaagagaaaaggatcGAGATAG
- the SEC24 gene encoding COPII subunit (TransMembrane:1 (o766-785i)), giving the protein MSAPPNDGYGQPLDQAQEQPYDGQATHPAHQEGAAAGKKKKRGYAAQAFEVGTGANALAGGQVPGGQPFAGAPIQGGAAPYGSYPQAEPQPVAGGPAAPGYQYPQAGYGGQQPVAASQPVYGGYQAPDQGYQPPGGQGPAAGVAGITQGMAGMQMGGQPQPPQMAQAARPAVLNQLYPTDLLTQPFNATELDLPPPPIILPQNTSVTDSPDANCPSRYIRSTINAIPTSNSLLKKSKLPFALIIQPYGALHDDEDPIPVVQDQVISRCRRCRTYINPFVTFLDHGHRWRCNMCNLSNDVPQAFDWDVAAQQAADRWRRHELNHAVVEFVAPQEYMVRPPQPLVYLFCFDVSYAAVSNGLLATSARTILDSLNRIPNADRRTRLGFLAVDSSLHYFSIPKDSDENGETSMLVVSDLDEPFLPVPHDLLVPLTESRQSIEKFLQKLPDMFQNNQSNGSCMGSALRAGHKLISALGGKIVVLTASLPNIGVGKLDMREDKKLLGTSKESSLLQTSNSFYKSFAVECSKNQVSIDMFLFSSQYQDVASLSNLPRYTGGQTWFYPGWHASRPEDALKFASEFSDYLSSEIGLEAVLRVRATTGLRMNAFYGNFFNRSSDLCAFPAFPRDQAYVVEVAIDENLTKNVVCLQAAVLHTTCNGERRIRVLTLALPTTTNLSDLYASADQAAITTYFSHKAVERALSSGLDAARDALSAKVTELLQTFKKELAGGSMGGGLQFPANLRALPLLFLGLTKNVGLRKSTQIPSDIRSAALCLLSTLPLPLLIRYIYPKLYSLHDMPDNAGVPDETTGQITLPPAHNLSSERLVSYGLYLIDDGQVQFLWVGRDTVPQLIADVFGVEDRTQVHVGKGRVPELENDFNERVRAVIQKSRDHRALGVGSITVPHLYIVREDGEPSLKLWAQTLLVEDRADQGVSAAQWLGTLREKVVQ; this is encoded by the exons ATGTCGGCGCCGCCCAACGATGGCTACGGCCAACCGCTTGACCAAGCACAGGAGCAGCCATATGATGGCCAAGCCACGCACCCAGCGCACCAGGAGGGAGCCGCTgcgggcaagaagaagaagcgaggaTATGCGGCGCAAGCTTTCGAGGTCGGCACAGGAGCCAATGCTCTGGCAGGCGGCCAGGTACCAGGCGGACAGCCATTCGCCGGCGCACCCATTCAAGGCGGTGCCGCTCCCTACGGATCATACCCCCAGGCCGAGCCCCAACCCGTCGCTGGTGGCCCTGCGGCTCCTGGATATCAGTATCCCCAGGCCGGTTATGGCGGGCAGCAACCCGTCGCAGCATCGCAGCCCGTCTATGGCGGCTACCAGGCTCCGGATCAGGGATACCAGCCGCCAGGAGGCCAGGGACCTGCCGCTGGCGTCGCTGGCATCACCCAAGGCATGGCTGGCATGCAGATGGGCGGCCAGCCTCAACCGCCTCAGATGGCCCAAGCAGCCAGACCCGCTGTCCTCAACCAGCTGTATCCTACCGATCTCTTGACTCAGCCGTTCAATGCAACGGAGCTGGacctcccccctcctccaaTTATCCTCCCGCAAAAT ACCAGCGTGACCGACTCGCCAGATGCCAACTGCCCTTCGCGATACATCCGCTCCACGATTAACGCCATCCCCACATCCAACTCGCTGCTCAAGAAGTCTAAGCTGCCATTTGCACTAATAATCCAGCCCTACGGAGCGCTtcacgacgacgaggacccCATACCGGTTGTCCAAGACCAGGTCATTTCTCGCTGCCGAAGATGCAGGACATATATCAACCCTTTTGTTACCTTTTTGGATCATGGCCACCGCTGGAGGTGCAACATGTGCAATCTGAGCAACGATGTGCCCCAGGCCTTTGATTGGGATGTCGCAGCCCAGCAAGCGGCCGACAGATGGCGACGCCACGAGCTCAACCACGCCGTTGTCGAGTTTGTTGCTCCTCAGGAGTACATGGTCCGACCACCCCAGCCTCTGGTGTATCTGTTCTGCTTCGATGTCAGTTATGCAGCCGTTTCCAACGGTCTCCTGGCCACGAGCGCCCGAACCATCCTCGACAGCTTGAACAGGATACCTAATGCCGATCGCCGAACTCGTCTTGGTTTCCTTGCAGTTGACTCTAGCCTTCACTACTTCTCTATCCCCAAGGACTCGGATGAGAATGGTGAGACCAGCATGCTGGTGGTTAGCGACCTCGATGAGCCTTTCCTACCGGTGCCCCATGATCTCCTGGTTCCCCTGACCGAGAGCCGCCAGAGCATCGAGAAATTCCTCCAGAAGTTGCCGGATATGTTCCAGAACAACCAGAGCAACGGTTCGTGCATGGGATCAGCCCTGCGTGCGGGACACAAGCTCATTTCCGCTCTTGGTGGTAAAATTGTCGTCCTTACCGCCTCCCTGCCCAATATCGGTGTCGGAAAGCTGGATATGAGGGAGGACAAGAAGCTTTTGGGAACTTCCAAGGAGAGCAGTCTCCTGCAAACGTCAAACAGTTTTTACAAGAGCTTTGCCGTCGAGTGCTCCAAGAACCAGGTTTCCATCGACATGTTCCTGTTCTCGTCCCAGTATCAAGACGTGGCCTCGCTGAGCAACTTGCCGAGATACACTGGTGGTCAGACCTGGTTCTACCCTGGCTGGCATGCCTCACGGCCGGAAGATGCGCTGAAGTTTGCCTCCGAGTTTAGCGATTACTTGTCGTCTGAAATCGGACTGGAAGCCGTTCTCCGAGTTCGTGCTACTACGGGTCTGCGCATGAACGCCTTCTACGGAAACTTTTTCAACCGTAGCTCGGATCTTTGCGCATTCCCAGCTTTCCCCCGCGATCAGGCCTACGTTGTCGAAGTTGCCATTGATGAGAATCTCACTAAGAACGTGGTGTGCCTTCAAGCAGCCGTACTACACACGACATGCAACGGCGAGCGTCGCATCAGAGTGTTGACCCTCGCCTTGCCCACGACGACGAATCTGTCGGATCTGTATGCATCTGCAGACCAGGCCGCCATCACAACCTACTTCAGCCACAAGGCTGTCGAAAGAGCGCTCAGCAGCGGCCTCGACGCGGCTCGGGATGCTCTGTCGGCCAAGGTTACCGAGCTCCTCCAGACCTTCAAGAAGGAGCTGGCCGGCGGCAGCATGGGTGGAGGCCTGCAATTCCCAGCCAACCTCCGCGCACTGCCTCTTCTGTTCCTCGGCCTCACAAAGAATGTCGGACTACGAAAGTCAACGCAGATTCCTTCTGACATCAGATCAGCTGCCCTGTGTCTTTTGTCCACGCTCCCGCTCCCGCTGTTAATCCGATACATCTACCCCAAGCTTTACTCTCTTCACGACATGCCTGACAACGCTGGCGTGCCCGATGAGACCACTGGCCAGATTACGCTTCCTCCAGCTCACAATCTGTCTTCGGAGAGATTAGTATCATACGGTCTCTACCTGATTGATGATGGCCAGGTTCAATTCCTGTGGGTGGGCCGGGACACTGTCCCCCAACTGATTGCCGATGTCTTTGGAGTAGAGGACCGTACCCAGGTTCACGTCGGCAAGGGACGGGTTCCCGAGCTTGAGAATGACTTCAACGAGCGTGTCCGAGCTGTGATCCAGAAGAGCCGGGATCACCGCGCTCTTGGAGTGGGAAGCATCACGGTGCCTCACTTGTATATTGTgcgagaagatggcgagccATCTCTCAAGCTGTGGGCGCAGACACTGCTCGTGGAGGACCGGGCGGATCAGGGGGTGAGTGCGGCACAGTGGCTTGGCACTCTGCGAGAGAAG GTTGTGCAGTAA